The following DNA comes from Adhaeribacter pallidiroseus.
CCGGGAAGTTCTTAGAACGCTATTGGCGGTTGGATAGCCGGCCTGTAGTAGATGAACAGGGTCGGGTTACCCAGATTATCCATTCGGTTACGGATATAACCGAACAAGTACTGGCTGAAACACGAGTGCAGCAGAGCCTAACTCGGGAACAAGCCGCCTACGCCGAAGCCAATCTGCAAAAACGGCAACTACACAGTATCTTGATGCAGGCACCCGCTCTGATCTGTATTTTTCAAGGACCAAACCACGTTTTTAAACTGGTTAATCCACCTTATCAGCAGTTAGTGGGAAAACGACCTTTATTAGGTAAATCCATTGCACAAGCCATGCCGGAACTAGCCGGCCAGCCCATCTTTGGTTTATTAGACAAAGTGTATCGCACCGGAGAGAGCTTTTATGCGCACGAAATGTTGGTGCAACTAGACCATGAGAACTCCGGCAACGAACTAGGGCACAATTATTATAACTTTATCTACCAGGCCACGCGCAATTTAGCCGGCCAAGTAGATGGTATTATGGTGTTTGCCT
Coding sequences within:
- a CDS encoding PAS domain-containing protein gives rise to the protein MLLSAELLIEAVSDDFLVVSFSDREQLIGHSIWEVFPDNPQLAGVKGTANLRALLEKVLRTGKRQQILQQRYDVADPLHTGKFLERYWRLDSRPVVDEQGRVTQIIHSVTDITEQVLAETRVQQSLTREQAAYAEANLQKRQLHSILMQAPALICIFQGPNHVFKLVNPPYQQLVGKRPLLGKSIAQAMPELAGQPIFGLLDKVYRTGESFYAHEMLVQLDHENSGNELGHNYYNFIYQATRNLAGQVDGIMVFAYEVTLQVKARQQLEVSSKQIRELNEELQAINEELQASNEELISTNLELQQAQQALQELNKSLESLVAARTEALQQALRETQQQREQLREQQDQLQQI